GGGCCGTTACCCCTATCTTCCCAGAGCTTCTTCCACTTGGGAAGGAGGCTGCGACTATCCTCACGCTTAGTATATCTCCCTTAGTGACTGCTCTCCCACTCTCCTTACCCCTAAGAACCCCCTGCTTCTCATCGTAGGAGATGAAGTCGTCCATAAGCTGCGATACATGGAGTAGAGCATCGACCGGCCCTATCCTTAGGAAGACCCCGAAGTCTGCGACCTCCACCACCTCCCCCTCCACCACCTCATGCATCTCAGGGAAAAAGGCTAGGAGGGTGAAGAGAACCTGGTGATGAGTTCCACCATCCCCGGGCATTATCCTACCCACTGGGTTCACCTCGAGGTCTATTACCTTTATCACATATCCTAGATCCTCATCTACAAGCCCCTCATACTTGCGCTTCAGCTCCTCTAGGGCTGCAGCCTCAAGGGGCTTCCCGAACTTCGAAGGCTCTATTCGGATGGTGTCCCTGAGGGTCAGAATGTTGAACATATCAGGAACCGCTTCCATTAAACCGCCATAGGGAGGATAAAAACGTTTATTGATTTTGAGGCTTTTTTAGCTCTAGAAAGACCTCGAAGGGATACTGAGTCATCTCCCCTTTCAAGCTCTCCCTCCACTCATCTCCAATCGCCACGATTATATAGATACCTGCAACCTCGGCTTTCTGCTCCTCAACCATATCGATCAAGCACCTCAACTTCTCGCCCGTCCTGATCACATCATCGATGATCAGTATGCTATCCTTCTTCTTCAGCGAGGCCTTCGGCACGTAAAGAGTTCTCTTTAGAGCCGAGCCCCTAAGGACATAAGTTCCCTCAATATACTCGCTTATCCCAACCTCCTTTCTCTCTTTAGCCACGACCAGGTTGACCTCCAGAAGGTTTGCTACAAGGGTTGCTACAGGAACTCCATCCACGGCGGAGGTTAACACTTTCGTCACCCTGCTCCCCGCGAACTTCTCGAGGGCATAGTTAGAGGCTATCTTCAGCCATGTCATCTCAGACACAAGGGGTGTGTTATCAATATATCCATCTTCGTCGAACGTTATCCTTCTCTTCAAAGCCTCCTTTATGTTAGTTATCTCCATCAACTTCTCATAAAGTTCTTGAGCCCTCTCGAAACTGGGCAGCACATGCCCTCTCATATACCTGCTGAGAATTGGAGGGCTGAGGCCTAGATGTTTTGAGAGCTCCTGATAGGTTTGGCTCTC
This region of Candidatus Bathyarchaeota archaeon genomic DNA includes:
- a CDS encoding DNA-directed RNA polymerase, coding for MFNILTLRDTIRIEPSKFGKPLEAAALEELKRKYEGLVDEDLGYVIKVIDLEVNPVGRIMPGDGGTHHQVLFTLLAFFPEMHEVVEGEVVEVADFGVFLRIGPVDALLHVSQLMDDFISYDEKQGVLRGKESGRAVTKGDILSVRIVAASFPSGRSSGKIGVTA